From the Candidatus Eisenbacteria bacterium genome, one window contains:
- a CDS encoding sigma-54 dependent transcriptional regulator, with product PHFVQYHAPSMPEAILVADDEPGVRESLAEILRDAGYAVTTAADGAAALKALDENDFAVVITDLRMPGADGLDVLKRAREISPQTMALVMTAHGSVETAVEALRAGAADYVLKPVVFDDVLAKVARLLEHRETVWLMQTLRREVDARFDVQGLVGTSPGMREVLELIKKVGPTHTTVLITGESGTGKEVVARAIHQASEQALRIFLPVNCAAIPESLLESQLFGHVRGAFTGAVTSQEGLFSRARGGTIFLDEIGDMPFGLQSKLLRAIESKEILPVGSTQPVTVDVRIIAASNRDLRRMVEEGTFREDLYYRLNVVNIELPPLRDRREDIPSLIDYLVRRHNREMKRAYKGVDNATRKLLVAQPWKGNVRELDNVIEHAMILGNDEWITMADLPRSLRDTDQPLPAVGDELREALRSYERIHIETVLRRADHDKRKAADLLGVSLSSLYRKLNELGIDLE from the coding sequence CCGCATTTCGTGCAGTACCATGCGCCCTCGATGCCGGAGGCGATCCTCGTCGCGGACGACGAGCCGGGCGTGCGCGAGAGTCTCGCCGAGATCCTGCGCGACGCGGGCTATGCGGTCACCACCGCTGCGGACGGCGCCGCGGCGCTGAAGGCGCTCGACGAGAACGACTTCGCGGTCGTCATCACCGATCTCCGGATGCCGGGCGCCGACGGGCTCGACGTCTTGAAGCGCGCCAGGGAGATCTCCCCGCAGACGATGGCGCTCGTCATGACCGCGCACGGGAGTGTCGAGACCGCGGTGGAGGCGCTGCGGGCCGGCGCCGCCGACTACGTGCTCAAGCCGGTCGTCTTCGACGACGTGCTCGCGAAGGTCGCTCGTCTTCTCGAGCACCGCGAGACCGTCTGGCTGATGCAGACGCTGCGGCGCGAGGTCGACGCGCGCTTCGACGTCCAGGGCCTGGTTGGTACGAGCCCCGGGATGCGGGAAGTGCTCGAGCTCATCAAGAAGGTGGGCCCGACGCATACCACCGTCCTCATCACCGGCGAGAGCGGCACGGGGAAGGAGGTGGTCGCGCGCGCCATCCATCAGGCGAGCGAGCAGGCGCTGCGGATCTTCCTGCCCGTCAACTGCGCCGCGATTCCCGAGAGCCTGCTCGAGAGCCAGCTATTCGGGCACGTGCGGGGCGCCTTCACGGGCGCCGTGACGTCGCAGGAGGGACTCTTCAGCCGCGCCCGGGGCGGCACCATCTTCCTCGACGAGATCGGCGACATGCCCTTCGGACTCCAGTCGAAGCTGCTGCGTGCCATCGAATCGAAGGAGATCCTGCCCGTGGGCAGCACGCAGCCGGTCACGGTGGACGTGCGCATCATCGCCGCCAGCAACCGCGACCTGCGCAGGATGGTCGAGGAGGGAACGTTCCGGGAAGACCTGTACTACCGGTTGAACGTGGTGAACATCGAGCTGCCACCGCTGCGCGACCGGCGTGAGGACATCCCGAGCCTGATCGACTACCTCGTGCGCCGCCACAACCGCGAGATGAAGCGTGCCTACAAGGGCGTCGACAACGCGACGCGCAAGCTCCTCGTCGCCCAGCCGTGGAAAGGCAACGTGCGCGAGCTCGACAACGTCATCGAGCACGCGATGATCCTCGGCAACGACGAATGGATCACGATGGCGGACCTCCCGCGCTCGCTTCGCGACACGGACCAGCCCCTGCCGGCCGTCGGCGACGAGCTGCGGGAGGCGCTGCGCTCCTACGAGCGGATCCACATCGAGACGGTGCTACGACGTGCGGACCACGACAAGCGCAAGGCGGCCGACCTGCTCGGGGTGTCGCTGTCGTCGCTGTACCGGAAGCTGAATGAGCTCGGGATCGACCTCGAATAG